One region of Chlamydiales bacterium genomic DNA includes:
- the trmD gene encoding tRNA (guanosine(37)-N1)-methyltransferase TrmD — MQIDILSLFPGYFKGPFDESIIKRAREQMLLKINLVDLREFATDKHKRVDDRPYGGGPGMVLMPGPVVDAIRSLKKASKVKPRVIYLSPQGAVLNAARSRALAKEEHIILLCGHYEGVDERALFLEVDEEISIGDYVLTNGCLPAIVLVDAIARFVPGVLGCEDAAAEDSFEAGIFDCPHFTRPPIYASIDKDLEVPEVLLSGNHERVRKWRYSESLAKTYVVRPDLFTCHLFGESKSKLENRGLFPYLVVKNLRASIKFYSEQLGLRLEQKNEQEAVLEFTSCEEKVVSRIGLVEASSADERTSFLSCMKMVFTDPKEFNSFTGRLRSKKSCTKRSPNLVIAEKEITFVDLDGHIWYAVLAGN; from the coding sequence TTGCAGATAGATATTCTCTCCTTATTTCCGGGCTATTTTAAAGGTCCATTCGATGAGAGTATCATTAAGCGTGCAAGGGAGCAGATGCTTTTAAAGATCAACTTAGTTGATCTTCGTGAGTTTGCAACAGATAAGCATAAGCGAGTAGATGATAGACCCTATGGAGGAGGACCTGGAATGGTTCTTATGCCAGGGCCTGTGGTGGATGCAATTAGAAGCCTTAAAAAGGCTTCTAAAGTTAAGCCTAGAGTTATCTACTTATCTCCTCAAGGCGCTGTTTTAAATGCTGCAAGGAGTAGAGCTCTTGCTAAGGAAGAGCATATTATCTTACTTTGTGGGCATTATGAGGGTGTAGATGAGAGAGCTCTGTTTTTAGAGGTAGATGAAGAGATAAGTATTGGAGATTATGTATTAACTAATGGGTGCTTGCCTGCAATAGTTTTAGTAGATGCCATTGCAAGGTTTGTTCCTGGAGTTCTTGGGTGTGAAGATGCTGCAGCTGAAGACTCATTTGAAGCAGGAATCTTTGATTGCCCACATTTTACAAGACCTCCTATTTATGCCTCTATTGATAAGGACTTAGAAGTTCCAGAAGTTTTGCTCAGCGGGAATCATGAGCGGGTTAGAAAATGGCGTTATAGTGAATCTTTAGCAAAAACTTACGTTGTTAGACCAGATCTCTTTACGTGCCATCTTTTTGGTGAGTCGAAAAGTAAGTTGGAAAATAGGGGATTATTTCCTTATTTAGTTGTTAAAAATTTAAGAGCGAGTATAAAGTTTTACTCTGAACAACTAGGCCTTCGTTTAGAGCAGAAAAACGAGCAAGAGGCAGTACTTGAATTTACAAGTTGTGAAGAAAAAGTTGTGAGTAGGATTGGGTTAGTAGAAGCTAGTAGTGCGGATGAGAGAACAAGCTTTTTAAGCTGCATGAAGATGGTTTTTACAGATCCTAAAGAATTTAACAGTTTTACAGGCCGTTTACGCAGTAAAAAGTCGTGCACAAAGAGATCTCCTAATCTTGTTATTGCTGAAAAGGAAATCACATTTGTTGATCTTGATGGGCACATTTGGTATGCTGTTTTAGCGGGTAATTAA
- the rpsP gene encoding 30S ribosomal protein S16 — protein sequence MALKIRLRQQGRNNRPFYRLVLADEHSKRDGKYHENLGWYNPFEEEQDKLVSIKADRVQHWISHGVQVSERATALLAKVAPHVVAFQREKEVAKRAKVALKRKSRKAGSK from the coding sequence GTGGCGCTAAAAATTAGACTAAGGCAACAAGGACGTAATAATCGTCCATTTTATAGATTGGTACTTGCTGATGAGCACTCTAAGAGAGATGGAAAGTATCATGAGAATTTGGGATGGTATAACCCATTTGAAGAAGAGCAAGATAAACTTGTTTCTATTAAAGCAGATCGTGTACAACATTGGATTTCTCATGGCGTACAAGTATCTGAAAGAGCTACAGCACTCCTTGCAAAAGTAGCTCCTCATGTAGTTGCATTTCAGCGCGAAAAAGAAGTTGCTAAAAGAGCAAAAGTTGCATTGAAGAGAAAGAGTAGAAAAGCAGGCAGCAAGTAA
- the ffh gene encoding signal recognition particle protein — translation MFGALTEKLSSVFSGLSFKKKLTEDNISEAVREVRLALLEADVNYSVTKDFVKRVKEKALGDAVIKSVSPGQQFIKVIHDELIALMGEQESALDLSQSPAVILLCGLQGSGKTTFAAKLAKFLKKKEFHKKPLLVACDLQRPAAIDQLMVLGEQISVPVFSIKGSTDPKHIALLALEKARAENFDVIIVDTAGRLHVDEELMKELSTLKSALKPQEVLFVANAATGQEAVNIAAEFNRRIEITGSVLTMLDGNTRAGAAISIAHITEKPLKFEGTGEKLDDVQLFNPTSMADRILGMGDTINLVKMAQEHVNDDEAKKLEQKIRKATFTYNDYLSQMQTMKKMGSIKSLLKMLPGVGSMPELEMSDEKFAKIEAVILSMTLAERQEKVELIPSRRKRIAKGSGTEVEEVNKLVKSFKQAKQFFKNMPNMKQLEKMMGGMAWR, via the coding sequence ATGTTTGGTGCATTGACCGAAAAGTTATCCAGTGTATTTTCAGGGCTTTCTTTTAAAAAAAAGCTGACCGAAGATAACATATCTGAAGCAGTACGAGAGGTACGTCTTGCCCTCTTAGAGGCTGATGTAAACTATTCTGTAACTAAAGATTTTGTTAAGAGAGTTAAAGAAAAAGCCTTGGGTGATGCTGTCATTAAGTCGGTAAGTCCTGGTCAGCAATTTATTAAAGTTATACATGATGAATTAATTGCCTTGATGGGTGAGCAGGAATCCGCTTTAGATTTATCACAGAGTCCTGCTGTTATTCTACTTTGTGGTCTTCAGGGTTCTGGAAAAACAACGTTTGCAGCGAAGCTTGCAAAGTTTTTAAAGAAAAAAGAGTTTCATAAAAAGCCCTTACTTGTGGCGTGTGACTTGCAAAGACCTGCAGCCATTGATCAGTTAATGGTGCTAGGTGAGCAGATCTCTGTTCCTGTATTTTCGATAAAGGGATCAACAGATCCAAAACATATTGCCCTATTGGCCCTTGAAAAGGCGCGTGCAGAAAATTTTGATGTCATTATCGTGGATACTGCAGGACGCTTGCATGTTGATGAAGAGTTGATGAAGGAGCTTTCGACTCTTAAAAGTGCTTTGAAACCTCAAGAGGTGCTTTTTGTTGCGAATGCGGCAACGGGTCAAGAAGCAGTAAATATTGCAGCTGAATTTAATCGGCGCATAGAAATTACAGGCTCTGTCCTAACCATGCTCGATGGTAATACACGAGCAGGGGCTGCTATTTCTATTGCACATATTACTGAAAAGCCACTGAAATTTGAGGGGACTGGTGAAAAGCTTGATGATGTGCAGCTTTTTAATCCAACATCGATGGCAGATCGTATTTTGGGTATGGGAGATACGATTAATCTCGTAAAAATGGCTCAAGAGCACGTGAATGATGATGAAGCTAAAAAGCTTGAGCAAAAGATTAGAAAAGCTACGTTTACCTATAACGATTATTTGAGCCAAATGCAGACGATGAAGAAGATGGGCTCCATTAAAAGTTTGCTAAAAATGCTTCCTGGTGTAGGCTCGATGCCAGAGTTAGAGATGTCAGATGAAAAGTTTGCCAAGATTGAGGCTGTGATTTTGTCGATGACGCTTGCGGAAAGGCAAGAAAAAGTAGAGCTTATCCCGAGTAGACGCAAGAGAATTGCAAAGGGTAGCGGGACAGAAGTAGAAGAAGTTAACAAGCTTGTTAAAAGTTTTAAGCAAGCAAAGCAATTTTTTAAAAATATGCCTAACATGAAACAGTTAGAAAAAATGATGGGAGGAATGGCGTGGCGCTAA
- the prmC gene encoding peptide chain release factor N(5)-glutamine methyltransferase, with protein MKTIADILQLSTKYLEEKGFVNPRREADELVSCALGLKRLQLYLDYQKPLTEEELSRCRHFLKRRSTHEPIAYIQGYVDFYDCKIEVNSSVLIPRQETEILVDKIALDIKKRGLENSSILDLCTGSGCIAIALKNRFKTATVYALDISADALEVAKRNAQKNGVNIQFIHADFLENFSETVDLIICNPPYVSEAEFSALDESVVNFEPKGALVGGLTGLEFYEKLAKEALAHMPSGGIIALEIGCSQGPAVRSLFEREGWQDIQVEQDWSQRDRFLSGSKS; from the coding sequence GTGAAAACAATTGCAGATATTCTTCAGTTATCGACAAAGTATCTAGAAGAGAAGGGATTTGTAAATCCAAGACGAGAAGCAGATGAACTTGTGAGTTGTGCCCTTGGACTTAAGCGATTGCAACTCTATCTAGATTACCAAAAGCCCCTAACAGAAGAAGAGCTTTCTAGGTGTCGTCATTTTTTAAAGCGCAGGAGTACTCATGAGCCTATTGCATATATACAGGGTTATGTCGACTTTTATGATTGCAAAATTGAGGTAAACTCTTCTGTTCTTATTCCAAGACAAGAAACAGAAATTTTGGTGGATAAAATTGCCTTAGACATCAAAAAGCGAGGACTTGAAAATAGTTCTATTTTGGATCTATGTACAGGCTCTGGCTGTATTGCTATTGCACTTAAAAACAGGTTTAAAACTGCAACGGTTTATGCATTAGACATTTCGGCAGATGCGCTTGAAGTTGCAAAGCGCAATGCACAAAAAAATGGTGTTAACATCCAGTTTATTCATGCAGATTTTTTGGAAAATTTTTCTGAAACAGTAGATCTTATCATTTGTAATCCTCCTTATGTTTCTGAAGCGGAGTTTTCTGCTTTAGATGAAAGCGTTGTGAACTTTGAGCCTAAGGGTGCACTTGTAGGAGGCCTAACTGGTCTTGAGTTTTACGAAAAGCTTGCAAAAGAGGCTTTAGCACATATGCCCTCTGGTGGCATCATTGCATTAGAGATAGGTTGTAGCCAAGGCCCGGCAGTTAGGAGCTTATTTGAGAGGGAAGGCTGGCAAGACATCCAAGTAGAACAAGACTGGTCTCAAAGGGATCGGTTCTTGAGTGGTTCAAAGAGTTGA
- the prfA gene encoding peptide chain release factor 1 yields the protein MERLASRLAECEEALGKPEVLSDQKNYRLLATEHAYLSEVVATWKLLLAKQNSLQENRELLKHETDQEFVELLREEIEASEKEIVQMETQLQHLLVPPDPNDNRDTIVEIRAGTGGDEAALFVGDVVRMYQYYATKKGWKLETLSASPSEVGGFKEYVMVLSGPNVYRFMRHEGGTHRVQRVPATETQGRVHTSAITVAVLLEPGAEEDFELDEKDLRIDTYRSSGAGGQHVNTTDSAVRVTHIPTGLVSYCQEERSQHKNKDKAMRLLKAKIVEAEHAKKQADIANERSTQVGSGDRSERIRTYNFSQNRVTDHRINLTLYNLNLVMEGELDDITSALVSHYNQKKLEAI from the coding sequence ATCGAAAGGCTTGCATCAAGGCTTGCTGAATGCGAAGAGGCTTTAGGAAAGCCCGAAGTCCTGTCTGATCAGAAAAACTATCGTCTTTTAGCGACGGAACATGCTTATCTCTCTGAAGTTGTCGCAACATGGAAGCTCTTGCTTGCAAAGCAAAATAGTTTGCAAGAAAATAGGGAGCTTTTAAAGCATGAAACTGATCAAGAGTTTGTAGAGCTCTTAAGAGAAGAGATAGAGGCCTCTGAAAAAGAGATTGTGCAAATGGAAACTCAGTTGCAGCATCTTCTTGTCCCTCCAGACCCTAATGATAATAGAGATACAATCGTTGAAATCAGAGCAGGAACGGGTGGTGATGAGGCGGCTCTTTTTGTGGGCGATGTGGTACGTATGTATCAGTATTATGCAACTAAAAAGGGTTGGAAATTGGAGACTCTCTCAGCCTCGCCTTCCGAGGTGGGTGGCTTCAAAGAATACGTAATGGTTCTTTCTGGCCCAAACGTCTATCGATTTATGCGTCATGAGGGTGGCACACATAGGGTTCAAAGGGTTCCTGCAACTGAAACGCAAGGAAGAGTACACACATCTGCAATTACGGTTGCCGTCCTTCTTGAGCCTGGTGCTGAGGAAGATTTCGAACTTGACGAAAAAGATCTTCGTATAGATACCTACAGATCATCAGGAGCAGGTGGTCAGCACGTTAATACAACAGACTCAGCAGTAAGAGTGACACACATCCCAACAGGACTTGTTTCTTATTGTCAGGAAGAGAGAAGTCAGCATAAGAATAAAGATAAAGCTATGCGTCTTTTAAAGGCTAAGATTGTTGAAGCAGAGCATGCAAAAAAACAAGCAGATATTGCCAATGAAAGATCGACACAAGTTGGCTCTGGTGATCGCTCAGAGCGTATTCGCACCTATAACTTCTCTCAAAATAGAGTGACAGACCATCGCATTAATTTGACACTTTACAACTTGAATCTTGTAATGGAAGGTGAGCTAGATGATATCACAAGCGCCCTTGTAAGCCATTATAATCAGAAAAAATTAGAAGCAATTTAG